One genomic window of Anaplasma centrale str. Israel includes the following:
- a CDS encoding HlyC/CorC family transporter, with product MFLIFAFLLLASAFFSAAETALTSVSASSIHRLVLGGDRRAKIVESLSRRKEMVISAMLVGNTIVNISSSSVATAMFLGFLGPEGIVVSTVTVTLLILLFAEVLPKTYAIHNPERISLRSARLVACCSFVLSPLCSLITHIVNYTLRILGIQEQKEIVSAAEAMRSLILMHGSKGTMLKRDLDMLSSVLDLAETEISQVMTHRKNLFALNIDEDVDVLVKQILQSSHSRIPMWQRSEESIVGVVHVRDVTDLVREKSSNVAKEDICRIMTKPWFVPDTTPLSVQLHNFRKKRRHLALVVDEYGTLQGAVTLEDILEEIVGDISDEHDVVPESFITAISNSEYYISGEAPIRDVNRELGWSLPEEASTLAGLILHEVERIPEEGEVFQLHGFSFKILKKNGNIISLIGISILSDGSEET from the coding sequence GTGTTTCTTATTTTCGCTTTTTTGCTGTTGGCCTCCGCCTTTTTTTCGGCTGCGGAGACCGCGCTGACTTCCGTGAGCGCCTCCTCCATACACAGATTGGTCCTTGGCGGGGACAGAAGGGCGAAAATTGTGGAATCGCTCAGCAGGCGGAAAGAGATGGTCATCAGCGCCATGCTTGTTGGCAACACGATAGTTAATATATCTTCCTCCTCAGTTGCAACTGCTATGTTTCTGGGCTTTTTGGGCCCAGAGGGAATTGTGGTCTCCACAGTTACGGTTACCCTTCTGATTCTACTGTTCGCGGAAGTCCTTCCAAAAACGTATGCCATACACAATCCTGAAAGGATATCACTACGCTCCGCCAGGCTTGTGGCGTGTTGTTCGTTCGTTCTTTCGCCGTTGTGCTCGCTTATCACGCACATTGTTAACTACACGTTGAGAATACTTGGCATACAAGAGCAAAAAGAGATAGTTTCGGCGGCAGAAGCCATGCGCAGCCTGATATTAATGCACGGAAGCAAGGGCACCATGCTAAAGCGAGATCTAGATATGCTTAGCAGTGTATTAGACCTCGCAGAAACCGAAATATCTCAGGTGATGACGCACAGGAAGAATTTGTTCGCGCTAAACATAGACGAGGACGTAGATGTTCTGGTAAAGCAGATCCTACAAAGCAGCCATAGCAGAATCCCGATGTGGCAGCGGAGCGAAGAGTCGATAGTTGGTGTTGTGCACGTTAGGGACGTAACAGATTTGGTGCGAGAGAAAAGCAGCAACGTAGCCAAGGAAGATATTTGTAGGATAATGACTAAGCCCTGGTTTGTACCCGATACAACACCCTTGAGCGTCCAGCTGCATAACTTTCGCAAAAAGCGTAGACACTTGGCCCTAGTTGTCGATGAGTATGGCACCTTGCAAGGCGCGGTAACGTTGGAAGATATTTTGGAGGAGATAGTGGGAGATATCTCTGACGAGCACGATGTTGTACCTGAGAGTTTCATAACGGCCATTAGCAATAGCGAGTATTACATCAGCGGTGAGGCACCGATTAGAGACGTCAATAGGGAATTGGGCTGGAGTTTACCGGAAGAGGCGTCCACGCTGGCCGGCCTTATCTTACATGAAGTAGAGCGAATACCAGAAGAGGGCGAGGTTTTTCAGTTACACGGATTCTCATTCAAAATTCTGAAAAAAAACGGGAACATAATATCGTTAATTGGCATAAGCATACTGAGTGATGGTTCGGAGGAGACCTAA
- the thiE gene encoding thiamine phosphate synthase produces MRGDNMASCAVAEAVRDAHLQGEGDVYAVNAECADGTYADYYFDGNEEIKLLYKCPGPTDCDTFARSYRHVADHVLNTTKCKDMKDARLDCIVLARMLASAVVSGGSVADWNPYNINGEYFPRIASGFDCRDTMYGFDKLENIGLYLIVPDDTWFERAVRCGVKTIQLRAKEAPIGEVDRMVRRCAQLSKDKGVCLIVNDHWNIAIEHGAHGVHLGQEDVQTADLESILKSKMKLGLSTHCYHELARACFIRPSYVALGPVFHTTSKDMRFKPQGLQLLKQWVQCAKLPVVGIGGIDASNIGSVVNCGVSGVAVISAVTRAEDPEAAMLNLQRAFDV; encoded by the coding sequence ATGCGCGGAGACAATATGGCCAGCTGTGCGGTTGCGGAAGCCGTGCGTGATGCCCATTTGCAGGGTGAAGGGGACGTTTACGCCGTCAATGCGGAATGCGCTGACGGCACCTATGCGGATTATTACTTTGATGGGAATGAGGAAATAAAACTCCTGTACAAATGCCCCGGGCCCACCGACTGTGATACCTTTGCCCGCTCCTACAGGCACGTGGCCGATCATGTGCTAAACACGACAAAGTGCAAGGATATGAAAGACGCGAGGCTTGATTGTATTGTGCTGGCCAGGATGCTAGCGAGCGCAGTCGTCTCTGGTGGCTCAGTTGCAGATTGGAATCCGTACAACATCAATGGTGAATACTTTCCTAGGATTGCAAGTGGGTTTGATTGTCGGGATACTATGTATGGCTTTGATAAGCTTGAAAACATAGGTTTGTATCTCATTGTGCCTGACGATACCTGGTTTGAGCGAGCAGTGCGTTGTGGCGTGAAAACCATCCAATTGAGAGCCAAGGAGGCGCCGATAGGCGAGGTTGATAGAATGGTCCGGCGCTGTGCGCAGCTGTCTAAAGACAAAGGGGTATGCTTGATTGTGAACGACCATTGGAATATCGCCATAGAACATGGGGCACATGGTGTACACCTGGGCCAGGAAGATGTGCAAACCGCAGACCTGGAAAGTATCCTAAAATCTAAAATGAAGCTGGGCTTGAGCACGCACTGCTATCATGAACTGGCACGCGCATGCTTTATTCGCCCTTCCTACGTCGCTCTTGGGCCGGTGTTTCATACTACCTCGAAGGATATGAGGTTTAAGCCTCAGGGGTTACAACTACTAAAGCAGTGGGTGCAGTGCGCTAAGCTTCCTGTGGTAGGCATTGGGGGGATAGATGCGTCTAATATAGGGTCCGTCGTCAACTGCGGTGTATCAGGTGTGGCCGTGATTTCAGCCGTCACCAGAGCTGAAGATCCAGAAGCTGCCATGCTGAACCTTCAGCGGGCCTTTGATGTATAG